One window of Caldanaerovirga acetigignens genomic DNA carries:
- a CDS encoding ATP-binding protein, translated as MFVGREYELGTLKELYAEDRFHFVVIYGRRRVGKTTLLMEFCKDKPSIFFVAEEYNDKIALESFSDKILSYFGLSGLVSRFESWEKAFLFLAKQAKDKRLVVVIDEFPYLVNSNKSIPSLLQNLIDHHLKDTKLFLIVCGSSVSFIEKEVLSYKSPLYGRRTAQLVVEPFNFFDARKFFPDYDFENQVVAYGVLGGVPQYLANFDGSKGVYENIKTKILDKASYLYEEPKLLLRQEVREPALYNSIIEAIAGGSSKLNEISTKVGVETDKCSKYISTLIDLKIVEKITPVDLRERSRKSIYKIKDNFFRFWYRFVFRNKALIEQGLIDEVLENKIKPFMNEFIGEVYEEICIDYLKILNKNKKLPFIFEKIGRWWGNNPYKKREEEIDIVALEKSNIIFGECKWQNKKVDMTVLNGLIEKSALFNYQNKYYVLFSKSGFTDDVINFAKHNTNVLLIRQFDV; from the coding sequence AACCGTCTATATTTTTTGTTGCTGAAGAATACAATGATAAAATCGCTCTTGAGTCTTTCTCGGATAAAATATTGTCCTATTTTGGGCTTAGCGGATTAGTAAGTAGATTCGAGTCGTGGGAAAAGGCGTTTTTGTTTTTAGCGAAGCAGGCAAAAGACAAACGGCTGGTTGTTGTGATCGATGAATTCCCTTATCTCGTAAATTCTAATAAAAGCATTCCGTCGCTTTTGCAGAATCTAATAGACCATCATCTAAAGGATACTAAGCTTTTTTTGATTGTCTGCGGCTCTTCCGTTAGTTTTATTGAAAAAGAAGTTTTGAGCTATAAAAGTCCGCTTTATGGAAGAAGAACTGCGCAGCTTGTAGTAGAGCCATTTAATTTTTTTGATGCTAGAAAATTTTTTCCTGATTACGATTTTGAAAATCAAGTGGTGGCGTATGGAGTGTTAGGGGGGGTCCCTCAATATTTAGCTAACTTTGACGGCTCAAAAGGTGTATACGAAAATATTAAAACTAAAATTTTGGACAAAGCATCATACCTTTATGAAGAACCGAAATTGCTATTGAGGCAAGAAGTGCGGGAGCCTGCTTTATATAATTCGATAATAGAAGCGATTGCCGGTGGGAGCAGCAAATTGAACGAGATATCTACAAAAGTAGGAGTAGAAACTGATAAATGTTCGAAATACATTTCTACATTAATAGATTTAAAGATAGTGGAAAAAATAACTCCTGTTGATTTGAGGGAAAGGAGCAGGAAGAGCATTTATAAAATTAAAGATAATTTCTTTAGGTTTTGGTATAGATTTGTCTTTAGGAACAAAGCTTTAATCGAACAAGGATTGATTGATGAAGTCTTGGAAAATAAGATTAAACCTTTTATGAATGAATTTATTGGAGAAGTTTATGAGGAAATATGCATAGATTACCTTAAAATTTTAAATAAAAACAAGAAACTGCCCTTTATTTTTGAAAAGATAGGCAGGTGGTGGGGGAACAATCCTTATAAGAAACGAGAAGAAGAAATTGATATAGTAGCACTTGAGAAGAGTAATATAATATTCGGAGAGTGCAAATGGCAAAACAAGAAAGTAGATATGACTGTTTTAAACGGTTTGATAGAAAAAAGTGCATTGTTTAATTATCAGAATAAATATTATGTGTTATTTTCAAAAAGTGGTTTTACAGATGATGTGATAAATTTTGCAAAGCATAATACTAATGTCCTGCTCATTCGACAATTTGATGTATAA